From one Myxococcus xanthus genomic stretch:
- a CDS encoding crotonase/enoyl-CoA hydratase family protein codes for MDGTYKSLRIEKNEGVAELVLTGPGKGNAMGPDFWREMPEAIRALDADDSVRVVLVRGEGKHFTFGLDLMGMMESLGPLLTGESNLALERLKLLSLIGDMQQATEGMARCRKPVIAAVHGWCIGGGMDLIAACDFRYCSQDAKFSLREVKVGIVADLGALQRLPRIIGEGHTRELAYTGGDVDAARALRMGLVNEVFPTPEALLEEARATAKRIAENAPLVVQGAKQVMEYCADKSIADGLRYVAVWNSAFLQSHDLAEAFSAFVERRPPHFQGR; via the coding sequence ATGGACGGGACCTACAAGTCGCTGCGCATCGAGAAGAATGAAGGCGTCGCCGAGCTGGTGCTCACCGGCCCTGGCAAGGGCAACGCCATGGGGCCCGACTTCTGGCGGGAGATGCCCGAGGCCATCCGCGCGCTGGATGCGGATGACTCCGTCCGCGTCGTGCTGGTTCGCGGCGAAGGCAAGCACTTCACCTTCGGCCTGGACCTCATGGGGATGATGGAGTCCCTGGGGCCGCTGCTCACCGGCGAAAGCAACCTGGCCCTGGAGCGCTTGAAGCTGCTGTCGCTGATTGGCGACATGCAGCAGGCCACCGAGGGCATGGCCCGCTGCCGCAAGCCCGTCATCGCCGCCGTGCACGGCTGGTGCATCGGTGGCGGTATGGATCTCATCGCCGCGTGTGACTTCCGGTACTGCTCCCAGGACGCGAAGTTCTCCCTGCGCGAGGTGAAGGTGGGCATCGTCGCCGACCTGGGCGCGCTCCAGCGCCTGCCTCGCATCATCGGCGAGGGCCACACGCGCGAGCTGGCCTATACCGGTGGTGACGTGGACGCGGCGCGCGCCCTGCGCATGGGGCTGGTGAACGAGGTGTTCCCCACGCCGGAGGCCCTGCTGGAGGAGGCCCGAGCGACCGCGAAGCGCATCGCCGAGAATGCCCCGCTCGTCGTCCAGGGCGCCAAGCAGGTCATGGAGTACTGCGCGGACAAATCCATCGCGGATGGCCTGCGTTATGTGGCGGTATGGAACTCCGCGTTCCTTCAGTCCCATGACCTGGCCGAAGCCTTTTCCGCATTCGTGGAACGCCGCCCCCCTCACTTTCAGGGGCGCTGA
- the sitA6 gene encoding SitA6 family polymorphic toxin lipoprotein: MGLECRGWLLLSGLVSLLLVGCASTAPGLASLSEPPSSLECARSDEGACVVLACESGTCGLFDCEDVAQEEEAQAAFRPVLAGAFRPPTRGVPSFRHWRNLGIRSGSRPRMTFHFRYREGFLPALPRGPGKLVHHHLFPQQPELARWFRSHGVDIHKFTILIPEHIHRQLHSGKGRGGMWNQAWRDFRDSQQGRSMTSEELHRKAVELIFRFELTGPVVPYNAPVAPYQAAPSIRAP, encoded by the coding sequence ATGGGGCTTGAGTGTCGTGGATGGCTTCTGCTGTCTGGGCTCGTGAGCCTGCTGTTGGTGGGTTGTGCGTCGACGGCGCCTGGGCTCGCTTCGCTAAGCGAACCTCCTTCTTCCCTGGAGTGCGCGCGCTCGGATGAGGGTGCCTGCGTGGTCCTCGCTTGCGAAAGCGGGACGTGTGGGCTGTTCGATTGCGAGGACGTCGCGCAGGAGGAAGAGGCGCAGGCCGCATTCAGGCCGGTGCTGGCTGGAGCGTTTCGCCCACCGACACGTGGAGTTCCCTCGTTTCGCCACTGGCGGAACCTTGGGATTCGCTCCGGTTCACGGCCACGGATGACGTTCCACTTCCGTTACCGGGAGGGCTTTCTTCCCGCGCTGCCGAGAGGTCCCGGCAAGTTGGTGCATCACCACCTGTTTCCTCAACAGCCAGAGCTTGCGAGGTGGTTCAGGTCGCACGGCGTCGACATCCACAAGTTCACCATCCTCATCCCCGAGCACATCCACCGCCAACTCCATAGCGGCAAGGGTCGGGGTGGTATGTGGAACCAGGCGTGGCGGGATTTTCGGGACAGCCAGCAGGGGCGTTCGATGACGTCAGAGGAACTGCACCGCAAGGCGGTGGAGTTGATCTTCCGCTTCGAGCTGACGGGGCCCGTCGTGCCATACAATGCGCCGGTCGCGCCCTATCAAGCAGCGCCGTCCATCCGTGCTCCGTGA
- a CDS encoding NAD-dependent epimerase/dehydratase family protein — translation MRAFVTGGSGFVGRHLLTALKVRGTPARALARSAAARASVTEAGGEPFEGDLSDVEKLKAGMEGCDTVFHCAAVVKGWGARSEFYETNVRGTERVLEAARAAGVKRLVHVSTEAVLADGSPLERVDETMPLPERPIGDYPSTKGEAERRVLSVNAPDFVTVVVRPRFIWGAGDTSLLPQFQEAVRTGRFRWFGGGRYLTSTCHVANCVEGMLLAAEKGRGGEAYFLTDGEPVEFRGFITAMLATQGVDAGERTLPYGVAATVASVGDLLWGTFGLGGRPPLTRTEVLLMGREVTVRDDKARRELGYEGRRSREEGLREMKAEHQDTASRML, via the coding sequence ATGCGGGCATTCGTCACCGGTGGTTCAGGCTTCGTGGGCAGGCACCTCCTCACCGCACTGAAGGTGCGCGGGACGCCCGCTCGGGCCCTGGCGCGCTCCGCCGCGGCACGGGCCTCGGTGACGGAGGCCGGCGGGGAGCCCTTCGAGGGCGACCTGTCGGACGTGGAGAAGCTGAAGGCGGGCATGGAGGGCTGTGACACCGTCTTCCATTGCGCCGCGGTGGTGAAGGGCTGGGGCGCGCGCAGCGAGTTCTACGAGACGAACGTGCGCGGCACGGAGCGGGTGCTGGAGGCGGCGCGCGCCGCGGGCGTCAAGCGGCTGGTCCACGTCAGCACGGAGGCGGTGCTGGCGGATGGCTCGCCCCTGGAGCGGGTGGATGAGACGATGCCCCTGCCCGAGCGCCCCATCGGCGACTATCCCTCCACCAAGGGCGAGGCGGAGCGCCGGGTGCTCAGCGTGAATGCGCCGGACTTCGTCACCGTGGTGGTGCGTCCCCGCTTCATCTGGGGCGCCGGTGACACGTCACTGCTGCCGCAGTTCCAGGAGGCGGTGCGGACCGGGCGCTTCCGGTGGTTCGGCGGTGGCCGTTACCTGACGTCCACCTGCCACGTGGCCAACTGCGTGGAGGGCATGCTGCTGGCGGCGGAGAAGGGCCGTGGCGGCGAGGCCTATTTCCTCACCGACGGGGAACCCGTGGAGTTCCGGGGCTTCATCACCGCCATGCTCGCGACGCAGGGCGTGGACGCGGGCGAGCGCACCCTGCCATACGGCGTGGCCGCGACGGTGGCCTCGGTGGGGGACTTGCTGTGGGGCACCTTCGGCCTGGGCGGCAGGCCTCCGCTCACCCGCACCGAGGTGCTGCTCATGGGGCGGGAGGTGACGGTGCGGGACGACAAGGCCCGCCGGGAGCTGGGGTATGAGGGCCGCCGCTCCCGTGAAGAAGGGCTCCGCGAGATGAAGGCGGAGCATCAGGACACGGCGTCGCGTATGCTCTGA
- the sitI6 gene encoding SitI6 family double-CXXCG motif immunity protein has translation MKFYRVHPDTASGYTGSLDAVNKWCLPGVHPCPVCRAGGGAPWLAYPCVDLSSLPRDELKKLSDPWPVSREEFSRLRALIAPMAPPWALLEPGAQFGPCEGKGAGRFGPLFMQDAPTLFVQRAAFERLNAAGVRGLQGASVEVRFRGKAPPELLQLQLELHGLLHQACLPKEREPPCPACGASKQAWPRTVVLDAASLPGDRDVFRHRQGWATVIVSERFVEAVNDLELDGVTFEELEVREG, from the coding sequence TTGAAGTTCTACCGAGTTCATCCAGACACGGCGTCGGGCTACACGGGCTCCTTGGACGCGGTGAACAAGTGGTGTCTTCCTGGCGTGCATCCCTGTCCCGTGTGCCGCGCGGGCGGAGGGGCTCCCTGGCTCGCATACCCGTGCGTGGACCTGTCCAGCCTTCCTCGCGACGAGTTGAAGAAGCTGTCCGACCCCTGGCCGGTCTCTCGCGAGGAGTTCTCGCGCTTGAGGGCGTTGATTGCGCCAATGGCTCCGCCGTGGGCATTGCTGGAGCCAGGGGCCCAATTCGGACCGTGTGAAGGGAAGGGCGCTGGCCGTTTCGGCCCGCTCTTCATGCAGGACGCACCCACGTTGTTTGTTCAGCGGGCCGCTTTCGAGCGATTGAACGCCGCGGGCGTGCGAGGGCTTCAAGGGGCGTCGGTCGAGGTGCGTTTCCGTGGAAAGGCTCCGCCCGAACTGCTCCAACTACAACTGGAGTTGCATGGGCTGCTGCATCAAGCCTGCCTGCCGAAAGAGCGCGAACCACCATGCCCGGCATGCGGCGCCAGCAAACAGGCCTGGCCTCGCACCGTCGTCCTCGACGCAGCTTCTTTGCCGGGAGACCGGGACGTCTTTCGTCACCGGCAGGGCTGGGCAACCGTCATCGTCAGTGAGCGCTTCGTCGAAGCCGTGAATGACCTCGAGCTGGATGGCGTGACGTTCGAGGAACTCGAAGTCCGGGAGGGCTGA
- a CDS encoding GNAT family N-acetyltransferase translates to MCVETQPGDFGPPRDEREMAAVADIMMQSYALSPADIAAWVQRVSRPDLRLLREGGEVAATLVFIRMGQWYGGRSVPVIGVGGVGVSPVHRGRGTATRLMQHLLREARATGAPLSVLYPATQPLYRRVGYEHAGTRQEIRIQVPSLNFSERTLSLRAIEEKDTQAIVLSYQRHARHRPGWLDRGDFSWGRVRNMRGEVAHGYLVEGSAGVEGYLYVIRRQLKDFNQELFLTDVVAHTPAAARRILSFLGDHRSLATDVFWYGGVDDPLLLLLREQTYAVKQATHWMVRVLDVASALEARGWPEGLSGTLHLDVEDDLFPENQGRFVLEVSDGQARVRRGGDGGLRLHVRYLAPLYTGHLSAASLRAMGALEGDDASVRAAGSLFAGAPPSLRDMF, encoded by the coding sequence ATGTGCGTGGAGACGCAGCCTGGCGACTTTGGACCGCCGCGAGACGAACGTGAGATGGCCGCCGTCGCGGACATCATGATGCAGTCGTATGCCCTGTCCCCCGCAGACATCGCCGCCTGGGTGCAGCGGGTGTCGCGGCCGGACCTGCGGTTGTTGCGCGAGGGCGGCGAGGTGGCGGCCACGCTCGTGTTCATCCGCATGGGGCAGTGGTACGGCGGGCGCAGCGTGCCCGTCATCGGCGTGGGCGGCGTGGGCGTGTCTCCCGTCCACCGGGGACGCGGCACCGCCACGCGACTGATGCAGCACCTGCTGCGCGAGGCTCGCGCGACGGGCGCTCCGCTGTCGGTGCTCTATCCCGCGACGCAGCCGCTCTACCGGCGCGTGGGGTACGAGCACGCGGGCACGCGGCAGGAGATCCGCATCCAGGTCCCATCGCTGAACTTCAGTGAGCGGACGTTGTCGCTCCGGGCCATCGAGGAGAAGGACACGCAGGCCATCGTCCTGAGCTACCAGCGCCACGCGCGTCACCGGCCGGGCTGGCTGGACCGCGGGGACTTCTCATGGGGCCGCGTTCGCAACATGCGCGGCGAGGTGGCACATGGCTACCTGGTGGAGGGCAGCGCCGGTGTGGAGGGCTACCTCTACGTCATCCGCCGGCAGCTCAAGGACTTCAATCAGGAGCTGTTCCTCACCGACGTCGTGGCCCATACGCCCGCGGCGGCGCGGAGGATTCTGAGCTTCCTGGGGGACCACCGTTCCCTGGCCACGGATGTCTTCTGGTACGGCGGCGTGGACGACCCGCTGCTCCTGCTGCTTCGCGAGCAGACGTACGCGGTGAAGCAGGCCACGCACTGGATGGTGCGGGTGCTGGACGTGGCCTCCGCGTTGGAGGCGCGCGGCTGGCCGGAGGGACTCTCCGGCACCCTCCATCTGGACGTCGAGGACGACCTCTTCCCGGAGAACCAGGGCCGCTTCGTGCTGGAGGTCTCGGACGGTCAGGCGCGCGTGCGCCGTGGCGGCGACGGAGGCCTGCGGCTGCACGTGCGATACCTGGCGCCGCTCTACACCGGTCACCTGTCCGCGGCGTCGCTGCGGGCCATGGGCGCGCTGGAGGGTGATGATGCCTCGGTGCGCGCGGCGGGCAGTCTCTTCGCCGGGGCACCGCCCTCCCTGCGCGACATGTTCTGA
- a CDS encoding substrate-binding domain-containing protein translates to MKPAVLIIIGVLTALGGALYLSSRRAAERTEEARPAAQAPVSTRAVRTEITFLYSTEKKAWVEEAAADFQKAHPLIRVNLVGRGSLEAARAILEGSERPTVWSPADSAVLRMLESDWATDATREPLFATEGEAAPRPLVKTPLVFVAWEDRAEVLQRASGGGAVSWKVIHDAVSSDQGWPAVGGQPEWGFVKLGHTDPTRSNSGLQALLLASLEFYGKQSGLTVADLLEPRFQTWLSQLERGTGRFEQSTGTLMADMVRFGPSRYDIAVVYENLAIAQLSQPQGTWGALKVLYPTLTSWSDHPAAVLDGDWVLPRQREAALEWLRYLHSRPVQQRALAFGFRPADASVPLTPPGEASLFPPLAARGLQVDVPDGAAVPDGAVVRNLLTLWTRRVGNARSP, encoded by the coding sequence ATGAAGCCCGCGGTCCTCATCATCATCGGGGTGCTCACTGCGTTGGGTGGGGCCCTCTACCTGTCTTCGCGGCGCGCCGCGGAGCGAACGGAAGAGGCGCGTCCCGCGGCGCAGGCGCCCGTATCCACCCGCGCGGTGCGGACGGAAATCACGTTCCTCTACAGCACGGAGAAGAAGGCGTGGGTGGAGGAGGCCGCGGCGGACTTCCAGAAGGCACATCCGCTCATCCGGGTGAACCTGGTGGGCCGGGGCTCGCTGGAGGCCGCGCGGGCCATCCTCGAAGGCAGTGAGCGGCCCACCGTGTGGAGCCCCGCCGACAGCGCGGTGCTGCGGATGCTGGAGTCGGACTGGGCCACGGACGCCACGCGCGAGCCGCTGTTCGCCACGGAGGGCGAAGCGGCGCCGCGGCCGTTGGTGAAGACGCCGCTCGTCTTCGTGGCGTGGGAGGACCGGGCGGAGGTGCTCCAGCGCGCCAGCGGCGGGGGCGCGGTGTCCTGGAAGGTCATCCACGACGCGGTGTCCAGTGACCAGGGCTGGCCCGCGGTGGGCGGCCAGCCGGAGTGGGGCTTCGTGAAGCTGGGCCACACGGACCCCACGCGCTCCAACTCCGGGCTCCAGGCGCTGCTGCTGGCGTCGCTGGAGTTCTACGGCAAGCAGAGCGGATTGACGGTGGCCGACCTGCTGGAGCCGCGGTTCCAGACGTGGCTGAGCCAGTTGGAGCGAGGCACGGGCCGCTTCGAGCAGTCCACGGGCACGCTGATGGCGGACATGGTCCGCTTCGGCCCGTCCCGCTACGACATCGCCGTGGTGTACGAGAACCTGGCCATCGCTCAGCTCTCCCAACCGCAGGGGACCTGGGGGGCGCTGAAGGTCCTGTACCCGACGCTCACGTCCTGGAGCGACCATCCGGCGGCGGTGCTGGACGGGGATTGGGTGCTGCCCCGCCAGCGTGAGGCCGCGCTGGAGTGGCTGCGCTATCTGCACAGCCGGCCGGTGCAGCAGCGCGCGCTGGCCTTCGGCTTCCGCCCCGCGGATGCCTCCGTGCCGCTGACGCCTCCCGGAGAGGCCAGCCTCTTTCCCCCGCTGGCCGCGCGGGGCCTTCAGGTGGACGTGCCGGACGGCGCGGCAGTCCCTGATGGCGCGGTGGTCCGCAACCTCCTCACGCTGTGGACGCGGCGGGTGGGCAACGCGCGGTCGCCGTAG
- the dnaE gene encoding DNA polymerase III subunit alpha, whose product MSFTHLHLHTLYSLLDGAIRMKDLIKTVKEKGMSSVAVTDHGNMFGAIDFYKKAKDAGIKPILGMEAYVAGPKGREDRSEKVSHHLILVAKNEEGYANLRYLSSTAYMHGFYYHPRIDKKVLAEHSKGLFALTACLGGEVTSACFRGDMDHARRAAQEYKDIFDPGHFFLEVQSNGMPEQDKANENLKQLSRDLDIPLCATADAHYIKREDARAHELLMCIASGKTLADGKRMKHSTDKLYVTSPTEMLEFFKDIPEAVHNTQRIAEQCNLELKLGKPMLPTFKVPDSHTPDSYMAELAYEGLRERFTELAATVTYPIDREQYQARLALEIGVIQKMGFCGYFLIVQDFINWAKKMNIPVGPGRGSGAGSLVAYALRITDVDPIPYNLLFERFLNPERVSMPDFDIDFCQDRRDEVIQYVGRKYGEMNVGQIITFGSLKAKSVLRDVCRVFALPFSEGDRIAKLVPEVLNITLREAIEMEPRLKEMMETPSNIGEVEGKPVTTRDVLEIALALEGLHRQPGMHAAGVVIADKPLWEFVPVYQPPGEKTLITQFAKDEVEAAGLVKFDFLGLKTLTVIQHALDLVKRNHGKDIPRHEIPLNDEKTWELMAKGDTAGIFQMESSGFTEMVVKLKPNCFEDVIAAGALYRPGPLDSGMVDVFINRKHGREKVSYPHPALEPVLKDTYGVIVYQEQVMQISQVLGGYTLGRADLLRRAMGKKKAEVMQAERAGFLEGCAKNNVDLKVAGEIFDLMEKFAEYGFNKSHSAAYGLVTIHTAWLKAHYPCEFMAALLSSEKDNTDKVVKHIGEARESGLEVLPPDVNQSDMEFGAVSGKIRFGLGAIKGVGEGAIESILEARKDGSFKSLFDFCERVDSRKVNRKVMEALVKAGSFDFEKRSRRQIFDTIEKAMNRGSASQKDKAAGQSSLFGMLAGPSSDGGGGGLKDDYVEVEDWSEKERLSLEKEAIGFYVSGHPLHQYDKELKRYARPITAVQRARKDDKLTVAGIVTVLRERPTKTGKRMAWVTIEDLSGSIELVCFPGKDGTRNVMGRDGKWAKQGPKPGFENWEHLLKSDDPILVSGTVQISQRDEDTPTPELIVDDIQSLKAVREKRTKRLELRVPADLLTEERVAKLHELAKKYAGATPVAVSVLFKGEGEALIGNTSIKVQVNDDLLLAVDRLFGMRVVEFG is encoded by the coding sequence ATGTCCTTTACCCACCTCCACCTGCACACCCTCTACTCGCTCCTCGATGGGGCGATCCGGATGAAGGACCTCATCAAGACGGTGAAGGAGAAGGGGATGAGCAGCGTTGCCGTGACGGACCACGGCAACATGTTCGGCGCCATCGACTTCTACAAGAAGGCGAAGGACGCCGGCATCAAGCCGATTCTGGGCATGGAGGCGTACGTCGCCGGACCCAAGGGGCGTGAGGACCGCTCCGAGAAGGTCTCCCACCACCTCATCCTGGTGGCGAAGAACGAGGAGGGTTACGCCAACCTGCGCTACCTCTCCTCCACCGCGTACATGCACGGGTTCTACTACCACCCGCGCATCGACAAGAAGGTGCTCGCCGAGCACAGCAAGGGCCTGTTCGCGCTCACCGCGTGCCTGGGTGGTGAAGTCACCAGCGCGTGTTTCCGCGGCGACATGGACCACGCCCGCCGCGCCGCGCAGGAGTACAAGGACATCTTCGACCCGGGGCACTTCTTCCTGGAGGTGCAGTCCAACGGGATGCCGGAGCAGGACAAGGCGAACGAGAACCTCAAGCAGCTCTCGCGCGACCTGGACATCCCGCTGTGTGCCACCGCGGACGCGCACTACATCAAGCGCGAGGACGCGCGCGCCCACGAACTGCTCATGTGCATCGCCAGTGGCAAGACGCTGGCGGACGGCAAGCGCATGAAGCACTCCACGGACAAGCTCTACGTCACCAGCCCCACGGAGATGCTGGAGTTCTTCAAGGACATCCCCGAGGCGGTCCACAACACCCAGCGCATCGCCGAGCAGTGCAACCTGGAGCTCAAGCTGGGCAAGCCGATGCTGCCCACCTTCAAGGTGCCCGACAGCCACACGCCGGACAGCTACATGGCGGAGCTGGCGTATGAGGGTCTGCGCGAGCGCTTCACCGAACTGGCGGCCACCGTCACGTATCCCATCGACCGCGAGCAGTACCAGGCGCGGCTGGCGCTGGAGATTGGCGTCATCCAGAAGATGGGGTTCTGCGGCTACTTCCTCATCGTCCAGGACTTCATCAACTGGGCGAAGAAGATGAACATCCCGGTGGGCCCGGGCCGTGGCTCCGGCGCCGGCAGCCTGGTGGCCTACGCGCTGCGCATCACCGACGTGGACCCCATCCCGTACAACCTCCTGTTCGAGCGCTTCCTGAACCCGGAACGCGTGTCGATGCCCGACTTCGATATCGACTTCTGCCAGGACCGCCGGGACGAGGTCATCCAGTACGTCGGCCGGAAGTACGGCGAGATGAACGTGGGGCAGATCATCACCTTCGGCTCGCTCAAGGCGAAGAGCGTGCTGCGCGACGTGTGCCGCGTGTTCGCGCTGCCGTTCAGCGAAGGTGACCGCATCGCGAAGCTGGTTCCCGAGGTGCTCAACATCACCTTGAGGGAGGCCATCGAGATGGAGCCTCGCCTCAAGGAGATGATGGAGACGCCCTCCAACATCGGCGAGGTAGAGGGCAAGCCCGTCACCACCAGGGACGTGCTCGAAATCGCGCTCGCGCTGGAGGGCCTGCATCGCCAGCCCGGCATGCACGCCGCAGGCGTGGTGATCGCCGACAAGCCGCTGTGGGAGTTCGTGCCCGTCTACCAGCCGCCGGGTGAAAAGACGCTGATCACCCAGTTCGCCAAGGACGAGGTGGAAGCGGCCGGCCTGGTGAAGTTCGACTTCCTCGGTCTGAAGACGCTCACCGTGATTCAGCACGCGCTGGACCTGGTGAAGCGCAACCACGGCAAGGACATCCCGCGGCACGAGATTCCGCTCAACGACGAGAAGACCTGGGAGTTGATGGCCAAGGGCGACACGGCCGGCATCTTCCAGATGGAGTCCAGCGGCTTCACGGAAATGGTCGTGAAGCTCAAGCCGAACTGCTTCGAAGACGTCATCGCCGCCGGCGCGCTCTACCGCCCGGGTCCGCTGGACTCCGGCATGGTGGACGTCTTCATCAACCGCAAGCACGGCCGGGAGAAGGTGTCGTACCCGCACCCCGCGCTGGAGCCGGTGCTCAAGGACACCTACGGCGTCATCGTGTACCAGGAGCAGGTGATGCAGATTTCGCAGGTCCTGGGTGGCTACACCCTGGGCCGCGCGGACCTGCTTCGCCGCGCCATGGGCAAGAAGAAGGCCGAGGTCATGCAGGCCGAACGGGCCGGCTTCCTCGAGGGCTGCGCGAAGAACAACGTCGACCTCAAGGTCGCCGGTGAAATCTTCGACCTGATGGAGAAGTTCGCCGAGTACGGCTTCAACAAGAGCCACTCGGCGGCCTACGGCCTGGTCACCATCCACACGGCCTGGCTGAAGGCACACTACCCCTGCGAGTTCATGGCGGCCCTTCTCTCCAGCGAGAAGGACAACACGGACAAGGTGGTGAAGCACATCGGCGAGGCGCGCGAGTCGGGCCTCGAGGTGCTGCCGCCGGATGTGAATCAGTCCGACATGGAATTCGGCGCGGTGAGCGGGAAGATTCGCTTCGGCCTGGGCGCCATCAAGGGCGTGGGCGAGGGCGCCATCGAGTCCATCCTGGAGGCGCGCAAGGATGGCTCCTTCAAGAGCCTGTTCGACTTCTGCGAGCGCGTGGACAGCCGCAAGGTGAACCGGAAGGTGATGGAAGCGCTGGTGAAGGCGGGGTCCTTCGACTTCGAGAAGCGCTCGCGCCGGCAGATTTTCGACACCATCGAGAAGGCGATGAACCGCGGCTCGGCCAGCCAGAAGGACAAGGCGGCTGGCCAGAGCTCGCTGTTCGGCATGCTGGCGGGTCCGTCCTCGGATGGGGGGGGCGGCGGACTGAAGGACGACTACGTCGAGGTGGAGGACTGGTCGGAGAAGGAGCGGCTGTCGCTGGAGAAGGAGGCCATTGGCTTCTACGTGTCCGGCCATCCGCTGCATCAGTACGACAAGGAGCTGAAGCGCTACGCGCGGCCGATTACGGCGGTGCAGCGCGCGCGCAAGGACGACAAGCTCACGGTGGCGGGCATCGTCACCGTGCTGCGCGAGCGGCCCACGAAGACGGGCAAGCGCATGGCGTGGGTGACGATTGAGGACTTGTCCGGCTCCATCGAGTTGGTGTGCTTCCCGGGCAAGGACGGCACGCGCAACGTGATGGGCCGGGACGGCAAGTGGGCGAAGCAGGGCCCCAAGCCGGGCTTCGAGAACTGGGAGCACCTGCTCAAGTCGGACGACCCCATCCTGGTGTCGGGCACGGTGCAGATCAGCCAGCGTGACGAGGACACGCCGACGCCGGAGCTCATCGTCGACGACATCCAGAGCCTCAAGGCGGTGCGTGAGAAGCGCACCAAGCGGCTGGAGCTGCGCGTGCCGGCGGACCTGCTCACGGAAGAGCGGGTGGCGAAGCTGCATGAGTTGGCGAAGAAGTACGCCGGCGCAACGCCCGTGGCGGTGAGCGTGCTCTTCAAGGGCGAGGGCGAGGCGCTCATCGGCAACACGTCCATCAAGGTGCAGGTGAATGACGACCTGCTGCTCGCGGTGGACCGCCTGTTCGGCATGCGGGTGGTGGAGTTCGGCTGA
- a CDS encoding Spy/CpxP family protein refolding chaperone: MMKRFAVVGSAMLAVALLSGFALRGGPRWGKDPERVKQLVTWKLDDKLDTLDATESQRQSIHAVKDRLFSDGVQLMQEHRAVREEAFQQLASDTPDRQKLHALVDARIEAMRAFAHQATDAALEVHGTLTPQQRKALAEQFREHVGP, translated from the coding sequence ATGATGAAGAGGTTCGCCGTCGTCGGTTCCGCGATGCTCGCCGTCGCGCTGCTCAGCGGCTTCGCGCTGCGGGGAGGCCCCCGCTGGGGCAAGGACCCAGAACGCGTGAAGCAACTGGTGACGTGGAAGCTCGACGACAAGCTGGACACGCTGGACGCCACGGAGTCCCAGCGCCAGTCCATCCACGCCGTGAAGGACCGACTGTTCTCCGACGGGGTGCAGCTCATGCAGGAGCACCGCGCGGTGCGCGAGGAGGCCTTCCAACAGCTCGCGTCGGACACGCCAGACCGGCAGAAGCTCCACGCCCTGGTGGACGCGCGCATCGAGGCCATGCGCGCCTTCGCTCACCAGGCGACAGACGCCGCCCTGGAGGTCCACGGCACGCTGACGCCGCAGCAGCGCAAGGCGCTGGCCGAACAGTTCCGCGAGCACGTAGGCCCGTAG
- a CDS encoding WGR domain-containing protein produces the protein MRRFEFVEGSSSKFWEPELKGNTFIVTFGRIGTAGQRREKAFADEAGARKEYEKKVAEKLREGYLEVTEGGAAEAAPASAPPPAPKKAELPRRVPAATPTPESLKAAAEALAALRARLGWRSWEVTSRARRAKRALRALGGVDPAAHSELAGTFTALMERVVAPKKDGRLPLRHALALLGELDVAAFTRAAEVWLAAPDAVPAATTVARQASALGQPELALRMGMLLAERPGQAGAPSEEGWSKRWTRLRPHVEEQLSSSGGSLASWAQSVDASKDAHLASRLARLEA, from the coding sequence ATGCGAAGGTTCGAGTTCGTGGAAGGCTCCAGCTCCAAGTTCTGGGAGCCGGAGCTCAAGGGCAACACCTTCATCGTCACCTTCGGCCGCATCGGCACCGCCGGTCAGCGGCGGGAGAAGGCTTTCGCGGACGAAGCCGGCGCCCGGAAGGAATACGAGAAGAAGGTCGCTGAGAAGCTGCGCGAGGGTTACCTCGAGGTGACGGAGGGCGGCGCCGCCGAGGCCGCGCCCGCGTCCGCGCCACCGCCTGCGCCGAAGAAGGCGGAGCTCCCCCGCCGCGTGCCCGCGGCCACGCCCACGCCCGAGTCGCTGAAGGCCGCCGCCGAGGCACTGGCCGCGCTCCGGGCCCGGCTGGGGTGGCGGAGCTGGGAGGTGACGTCGCGGGCCCGGCGTGCGAAGCGCGCGCTGCGGGCCCTGGGCGGCGTGGACCCCGCGGCCCACTCGGAGCTGGCGGGCACCTTCACCGCGTTGATGGAGCGCGTCGTCGCTCCGAAGAAGGATGGCCGGCTCCCGCTGCGGCACGCGCTCGCGTTGCTGGGCGAACTGGACGTGGCTGCCTTCACCCGCGCTGCCGAGGTGTGGCTCGCCGCGCCGGACGCCGTTCCCGCCGCGACGACCGTGGCCCGGCAGGCGTCGGCGCTGGGGCAGCCCGAGCTGGCGCTGCGCATGGGCATGCTGCTGGCGGAGCGTCCCGGTCAGGCGGGCGCGCCTTCCGAGGAGGGGTGGAGCAAGCGGTGGACGCGCCTGCGGCCGCACGTGGAGGAGCAGCTGTCCTCCAGCGGCGGCTCGCTGGCCAGTTGGGCCCAGTCCGTCGATGCCTCGAAGGACGCGCACCTGGCCAGCCGGTTGGCCCGCCTGGAGGCGTGA